In Oryza sativa Japonica Group chromosome 2, ASM3414082v1, the following are encoded in one genomic region:
- the LOC4331234 gene encoding lysine-specific demethylase JMJ27 — translation MAAEEVEAAAIDGSGEEAKRKSGKQRGSGAKGRRRNGDRAFRPPAMRPEEEGRGVATRPGALRERKPPPNAFNAPDDDEDVEKTDQLLEPLNKPKRRDAGKKRGPRKKKVDQENIKTHRHNANAVKGKMLVNDKVSKTEKKRKRGDTGAAENNGKGKKMLTGENALMCHQCQRNDKGRVVWCKTCNNKRFCVPCINQWYPDLPENEFAAKCPYCRKNCNCKACLRMRGVEEPPRKEISKENQIRYACHVLRLLRPWLIELRQEQMAEKELEAKIQGVSVDQIKVEQAVCDLDERVYCNRCSTSIVDFHRSCKHCFYDLCLTCCQELRKGEIPGGEEVEILDPEERDKDYAFGKILSDGENQRDSLKCRSDTQNSESNKGMASDENQKKALLLWKANSNGSIPCPRKEKEDCSFSSLDLKCLFPEKLLPELEDRSEKVFWSETFAKELGRTSELCPCFDHSGKIRSDSKKLRQAANREDSSDNYLYCPVATDIQDADLLHFQMHWAKGEPVVVSDTLKLTSGLSWEPMVMWRAVRERTKGKAEDEQFAVRAVDCLDWCEVEINIHMFFMGYTRGRTHPRTYWPEMLKLKDWPPSSSFDQRLPRHGAEFISALPFPEYTDPRYGPLNLAVKLPGGVLKPDLGPKTYIAYGFSEELGRGDSVTKLHCDMSDAVNILTHTAEVPCETYDAVQIKNTQKKMKMQDDMEIYGMIESGSELKPSACPVELGNKAVGEAPKASCSKENVHTLKDKSNGLDINASPPDDAGGDARDEALSYESVVHSDVAQCPNHNHETNNSDDARIGAQRCQKKAKGRPPKTGSGVSEHQESGGALWDIFRREDSEKLQDFLRKHAPEFRHIHCNPVKQVIHPIHDQAFYLTAEHKRKLKEEYGVEPWTFEQKLGEAVLIPAGCPHQVRNLKSCIKVALDFVSPENVGECVRLTKEFRRLPSSHRAKEDKLEIKKMAFHALNEVLNFLDPPSSEGSKEAAEKPRRGRGRPRKH, via the exons atggcggcggaggaggtggaggcggcggcgatcgacggatccggcgaggaggcgaagcGGAAGAGTGGTAAGCAGAGGGGATCGGGCGCCAAGGGGAGGCGCCGGAACGGCGACCGGGCTTTCCGCCCGCCGGCGATGAGGCCGGAGGAAGAAGGGCGCGGTGTTGCGACGAGGCCCGGGGCGCTCAGGGAAAGGAAGCCGCCGCCCAACGCCTTCAACGCGCCAGACGATGATGAG GATGTCGAGAAAACTGATCAACTTCTCGAGCCTCTCAACAAGCCCAAAAGACGTGATgcagggaagaagagaggaccCAGAAAAAAGAAAGTGGATCAAGAGAACATCAAAACCCACAGG CATAACGCAAATGCAGTAAAAGGCAAGATGTTAGTCAATGATAAGGTTTCGAAGACTGAAAAGAAGCGTAAGAGAGGAGACACAGGAGCGGCAGAAAATAATGGG AAAGGGAAGAAAATGTTGACAGGTGAAAACGCCTTAATGTGTCACCAATGCCAGAGAAATGACAAAGGGAGAGTGGTCTGGTGCAAGACTTGCAACAATAAGCGCTTTTGTGTGCCATGCATTAATCAATG GTATCCTGATTTGCCTGAAAATGAATTTGCTGCAAAATGCCCTTATTGTCGCAAGAATTGTAATTGCAAGGCATGCCTGCGAATGAGAGGTGTCGAAGAG CCTCCAAGAAAGGAAATTTCTAAAGAAAATCAGATTCGTTATGCCTGTCATGTGTTACGCTTGTTGCGTCCTTGGCTGATAGAACTGCGACAGGAGCAGATGGCAGAGAAGGAATTAGAGGCTAAGATACAAG GTgtttcagttgatcaaataaaGGTGGAACAAGCTGTGTGTGATCTAGATGAGCGTGTCTATTG CAATAGATGCAGCACTTCTATAGTTGATTTTCATAGAAGCTGCAAGCACTGTTTCTATGACTTGTGCTTGACCTGCTGCCAGGAGCTTCGCAAAGGTGAGATCCCTGGAGGAGAAGAGGTGGAAATTTTGGATCCTGAAGAAAGAGACAAGGATTATGCTTTTGGTAAGATTCTGTCAGATGGTGAGAACCAAAGGGACTCTTTGAAGTGTCGCAGCGACACCCAAAACAGTGAGTCAAACAAAGGCATGGCTTCTGACGAAAACCAAAAGAAGGCTCTGTTACTTTGGAAAGCAAACAGTAATGGTAGCATACCTTGCCCACGAAAGGAAAAGGAAGACTGCAGTTTTTCATCTCTAGATCTGAAATGCTTGTTTCCAGAGAAGTTGCTCCCTGAATTAGAAGATAGATCTGAGAAGGTCTTCTGGAGTGAAACATTTGCAAAAGAACTAGGTAGAACAAGTGAGCTGTGCCCTTGTTTTGATCACTCAGGCAAGATAAGAAGTGACAGCAAGAAATTACGTCAGGCTGCAAATAGGGAGGACTCGAGTGATAACTACTTATACTGTCCGGTGGCCACTGATATCCAGGACGCTGACCTGTTGCACTTTCAGATGCATTGGGCAAAGGGCGAACCAGTTGTTGTTTCAGACACTCTTAAGCTAACTTCTGGTCTTAGCTGGGAGCCGATGGTTATGTGGCGGGCAGTACGAGAACGAACCAAAGGGAAGGCAGAAGATGAGCAGTTTGCTGTGAGGGCAGTAGATTGCCTCGACTGGTGTGAG GTGGAAATTAACATACACatgttttttatgggatataCAAGGGGCAGAACTCATCCCAGGACCTACTGGCCTGAGATGCTTAAGCTAAAGGACTGGCCCCCTTCTAGCTCATTTGATCAGCGATTGCCTCGCCATGGTGCTGAATTTATCAGTGCATTGCCATTTCCGGAGTATACTGATCCACGATATGGTCCGCTAAATCTTGCAGTGAAGCTTCCTGGTGGTGTCCTGAAGCCAGATCTTGGGCCAAAAACTTACATTGCCTATGGATTTTCTGAAGAGTTGGGCAGGGGTGACTCTGTAACCAAACTTCACTGTGACATGTCTGATGCA GTAAACATCTTAACACACACAGCGGAAGTGCCCTGTGAGACTTATGATGCTGTTCAGATTAAAAACACGCAGAAAAAGATGAAAATGCAAGATGACATGGAAATATATGGGATGATAGAATCAGGCAGTGAACTCAAGCCATCAGCATGCCCAGTTGAATTGGGGAACAAAGCTGTTGGTGAAGCACCAAAGGCCTCATGCAGCAAAGAAAATGTTCATACCTTGAAAGACAAGTCTAATG GTTTGGATATAAACGCTTCACCACCTGATGATGCTGGAGGTGATGCCAGGGATGAAGCATTGTCCTATGAATCTGTGGTACATAGTGATGTAGCTCAGTGTCCAAACCATAACCATGAGACCAATAATTCTGATGATGCACGTATTGGAGCTCAGAGATGTCAAAAGAAAGCTAAAGGTCGTCCTCCGAAGACAGGTTCAGGGGTATCAGAGCACCAGGAAAGTGGTGGTGCTTTGTGGGATATTTTCCGAAGAGAGGACTCTGAGAAATTACAAGACTTCCTTAGGAAGCATGCGCCAGAATTTCGGCACATCCACTGCAATCCAGTGAAACAG GTTATTCATCCAATTCATGATCAAGCTTTCTATTTAACTGCGGAGCATAAAAGAAAGCTGAAGGAAGAATATG GTGTTGAACCTTGGACCTTTGAACAAAAGCTTGGCGAAGCAGTTTTGATTCCTGCCGGATGTCCTCACCAAGTCAGGAATTTGAAG TCCTGCATCAAGGTTGCACTGGACTTTGTTTCCCCCGAGAATGTTGGTGAGTGTGTTAGGCTGACCAAGGAATTTAGACGACTTCCATCTTCCCACAGGGCTAAAGAAGATAAGCTAGAG ATCAAGAAGATGGCTTTCCATGCTCTGAATGAAGTTCTAAACTTTCTGGATCCTCCTTCCTCAGAAGG GTCGAAAGAAGCGGCGGAGAAGCCTCGAAGGGGGCGTGGTCGCCCAAGAAAACACTAG